Proteins from a genomic interval of Symmachiella macrocystis:
- a CDS encoding cysteine desulfurase family protein, with protein MAADTSDHWIYLDNNATTRPLPEVLDVMQRHFADSFANPGSRHAAGRAARKVLEASRESIAQILGATPEELIFTSGGTESINLAIRGLVGTTPGTIALPHGEHPATLEACRALQRRGWKLHFLDIDGEGRLIDEQFPQLPWEDLQLVTVILAHNETGVIQDLGPLAALCQQHRVPLHVDAVQAAGKIPVDIHALGVDAMSIGAHKFNGPRGIGGLLIKAERRLNPLIFGGHQEAERRPGTEPVALIAGMAAALEAFHADPTSRFELLQQLRDRLQAGLRERCPPVIVNGSQQHRLPNTLNIAFPGLGGDPLLIALDLEGIACSLGSACASGSSEPAPVLVAMNCPDEVLDCSIRFSVGVGNTEAEMDDAVGRIAGVVNRMRDNCSS; from the coding sequence ATGGCCGCTGACACGTCTGATCACTGGATCTATCTCGACAACAACGCCACCACACGGCCGTTGCCGGAAGTGCTTGACGTGATGCAGCGACATTTCGCCGACAGTTTTGCAAATCCCGGGAGTCGACACGCAGCCGGTCGCGCTGCTCGCAAGGTGCTGGAGGCATCTCGCGAATCGATCGCTCAGATTCTGGGAGCCACGCCGGAGGAACTGATCTTTACCAGCGGCGGCACCGAATCGATCAACCTCGCCATACGCGGCTTGGTTGGCACGACCCCCGGCACAATCGCCCTACCGCACGGAGAACATCCTGCGACTCTCGAAGCATGTCGCGCCCTGCAGCGGCGCGGCTGGAAACTGCATTTTCTCGATATCGACGGCGAAGGCCGGTTGATTGATGAACAGTTTCCTCAACTGCCGTGGGAGGATTTGCAACTGGTTACGGTGATATTGGCACATAACGAAACCGGCGTGATCCAGGATCTGGGCCCGTTGGCAGCGTTGTGCCAGCAGCATCGCGTTCCGTTGCACGTGGATGCCGTTCAAGCAGCGGGCAAGATTCCGGTCGATATTCATGCGCTGGGCGTCGATGCCATGAGCATCGGTGCGCACAAATTCAATGGCCCGCGGGGGATTGGCGGATTGTTGATCAAAGCGGAGCGGAGGCTGAATCCGTTGATTTTTGGGGGGCATCAGGAAGCAGAGCGGCGACCAGGTACCGAACCGGTGGCTTTGATTGCGGGCATGGCGGCTGCCTTGGAGGCATTTCACGCGGATCCGACGTCACGATTCGAACTGTTGCAGCAACTCCGCGACCGGTTGCAAGCAGGATTGCGGGAGCGGTGTCCACCGGTTATCGTCAATGGCTCGCAGCAACATCGCTTGCCCAATACGCTGAACATCGCCTTTCCTGGTTTGGGGGGGGATCCGCTGCTGATTGCTCTCGATTTGGAAGGAATCGCCTGTTCGTTGGGAAGCGCCTGTGCCAGCGGTTCGTCGGAGCCGGCCCCCGTTTTGGTGGCGATGAATTGTCCGGACGAAGTGCTGGATTGTTCGATTCGTTTCAGTGTGGGAGTCGGGAATACAGAGGCGGAAATGGATGATGCCGTCGGTCGAATCGCCGGCGTCGTGAACCGCATGCGAGACAATTGCTCCTCATAA
- a CDS encoding DnaA/Hda family protein yields MPSRVDSHLLVLPENALAFTAVETLSETPHSKNAQIAFIYGPSGVGKTQLAQHFLQRVRSADRRPTVMFKHAAEFIDEFVEAAQANNIPQFQQSFAAIHCLVIEDFQAFEGSPESQQQLLAQVDRIIARGGQILFTSRKSPGELKNSNEKLVNRCIGGVCAAIPLPSLSSRKQLLAHFASVEMIPLPDAAAELLAVELSVSPRELRAAIIQVEAAARLGGCRIDTPFVRNYLQHEAKRPDLGLSDITRAVARQFDISVSRLRSRSRNQESALARQCAMYLARELTEKRLEEIGRYFGNRDHATVVYACRRIKSRALESAEIRRHITQILQTLNTSASPNC; encoded by the coding sequence ATGCCGTCGCGCGTCGATTCGCACCTGCTGGTTTTGCCTGAAAACGCATTGGCATTTACAGCTGTCGAAACGCTTTCAGAAACGCCGCACAGCAAAAACGCCCAAATCGCCTTTATTTATGGGCCTTCGGGTGTGGGGAAAACGCAACTGGCGCAGCATTTTCTGCAGCGCGTTCGCTCCGCCGACCGGCGTCCGACAGTGATGTTCAAACATGCGGCTGAGTTTATCGACGAATTCGTCGAAGCGGCCCAAGCCAACAACATTCCGCAATTTCAGCAATCTTTTGCGGCGATCCACTGTTTGGTGATTGAAGATTTTCAGGCGTTTGAAGGCTCCCCGGAAAGCCAACAACAGTTGTTGGCGCAAGTTGACCGCATTATTGCGCGTGGCGGGCAGATTCTGTTCACGTCGCGAAAAAGCCCAGGAGAACTCAAAAACAGCAACGAAAAACTAGTCAACCGCTGTATTGGCGGTGTCTGCGCAGCCATACCACTGCCCAGTCTCTCGAGCCGCAAACAGTTATTGGCGCATTTCGCCAGCGTAGAAATGATTCCGCTCCCCGACGCAGCAGCGGAATTGCTGGCCGTGGAATTGTCAGTTTCGCCGCGGGAACTACGGGCAGCGATCATTCAGGTCGAAGCAGCAGCGCGTTTAGGAGGTTGCCGGATCGACACACCGTTTGTCCGCAACTACCTACAGCATGAAGCCAAGCGGCCCGACCTCGGATTGTCGGACATCACACGAGCCGTGGCGCGGCAGTTTGATATTTCTGTCAGTCGGCTTCGTTCTAGAAGTCGCAACCAGGAGTCAGCATTGGCGCGGCAGTGCGCGATGTATTTAGCGCGTGAGTTGACGGAAAAGCGGTTGGAGGAGATTGGCCGCTACTTTGGGAATCGGGACCATGCGACGGTCGTCTATGCCTGTCGTCGGATCAAATCGCGAGCGTTGGAGAGCGCCGAAATACGTCGCCATATTACCCAGATTCTCCAAACGCTCAACACTTCTGCGAGTCCAAATTGTTAG